A single region of the Camelus dromedarius isolate mCamDro1 chromosome 21, mCamDro1.pat, whole genome shotgun sequence genome encodes:
- the DDX59 gene encoding probable ATP-dependent RNA helicase DDX59 isoform X2, whose translation MFVPRSLKVRRSANDDGRSCAAKKIKAEAEAAGLDAGGDGPADAPGTEGAAPLASQGPEPGPLPGPAGLAADVALAGPERGVRDSDLPEEPVKSFSKTQRWAQPGEPVCVVCGRFGEYVCDTTDEDVCSLECKARHLLQVEGRAGQAEPSGPQEAGSEPAAPCPAAFVYTEHAFISSLREDQIENLRGQLGIVVQGQGVARPVVDFEHCGFPEALNHNLKASGYEVPTPIQMQMIPVGLLGRDILASADTGSGKTAAFLLPVILRALFQVIIATPGRLLDIIKQSSVELGSVKIVVVDEADTMLKMGFQQQVFDILENVPHDCQTVLVSATIPASIEQLAGQLLHDPVRIVAGEKNLPCASVRQIVLWVEDPAKKKKLFEILNDKKLFKPPVLVFVDCKLGADLLSEAVEKITGLRSTSVHSEKSQTERRHVLKGLLEGDYEVVVSTGVLGRGLDLVSVKLVVNFDMPSSMDEYVHQIGRVGRLGQNGTAITFINNSSKRLFWDVAKRVGPTGSLLPPQLLNSPYLHEQKRKEQQRDRRTQSDLVTGANLMDIIRKHDKSNSQR comes from the exons ATGTTTGTTCCAAGATCCCTGAAAGTCAGGAGGAGCGCTAATGATGACGGCAGAAGTTGCGCAGCCAAGAAAATTAAAGCCGAAGCCGAAGCCGCTGGACTGGATGCAGGCGGAGACGGTCCGGCCGACGCCCCAGGCACCGAAGGGGCCGCACCGCTAGCCTCTCAGGGCCCAGAGCCGGGCCCTCTCCCGGGCCCCGCGGGCCTGGCGGCCGACGTGGCTTTGGCGGGACCTGAGCGGGGTGTGAGGGACAGCGATCTCCCCGAGGAGCCCGTGAAGTCCTTCTCCAAAACCCAGCGCTGGGCGCAGCCGGGGGAGCCGGTGTGCGTCGTGTGCGGCCGGTTCGGAGAGTACGTCTGCGACACGACAGACGAGGACGTGTGTAGCCTGGAGTGTAAGGCCAGGCACCTGCTGCAGGTTGAGGGGCGGGCAGGGCAGGCGGAGCCCAGCGGTCCGCAGGAAGCGGGTTCTGAGCCGGCGGCTCCGTGTCCGGCCGCTTTCGTCTACACCGAGCACGCCTTCATCTCCAGTCTCCGGGAGGACCAGATTGAAAACCTTCGAGGGCAGCTGGGAATCGTAGTTCAAGGGCAAGGCGTCGCCAGGCCCGTGGTTGACTTCGAGCATTGCGGCTTCCCCGAGGCCTTGAACCACAACTTGAAGGCCTCAGGCTACGAGGTCCCGACGCCCATCCAGATGCAGATGATTCCCGTGGGACTTCTGGGCCGAGATATCCTGGCCAGCGCCGACACCGGCTCCGGGAAGACGgctgccttccttcttcctgtgaTCCTCCGAGCTCTATTCCAG gTTATCATAGCAACTCCCGGGCGACTTCTGGATATAATAAAGCAGAGCTCTGTGGAACTTGGCAGTGTGAAGATCGTCGTGGTAGATGAA gCCGATACTATGTTAAAGATGGGCTTCCAGCAGCAAGTGTTTGACATCTTGGAAAATGTTCCTCATGACTGTCAGACCGTCCTGGTGTCGGCTACGATTCCCGCCAGCATCGAGCAGCTGGCCGGCCAGCTTCTGCATGACCCCGTGAGAATTGTCGCTGGGGAGAAGAACCTGCCCTGCGCCAGCGTGCGCCAGATTGTTCTGTGGGTGGAAGACCCcgccaaaaagaagaaactattCGAAATCTTAAAC gatAAGAAGCTCTTCAAGCCTCCAGTGCTGGTGTTTGTGGACTGCAAGCTGGGAGCAGATCTGCTGAGCGAGGCAGTTGAGAAAATCACAGGCCTAAGAAGCACGTCTGTGCACTCGGAGAAGTCACAGACAGAAAGGAGACACGTGCTGAAG GGGCTACTTGAAGGAGACTATGAAGTTGTAGTGAGCACGGGGGTCCTGGGAAGAGGCCTGGACCTGGTCAGCGTCAAGCTGGTCGTCAACTTCGACATGCCGTCGAGTATGGATGAGTATGTGCACCAG ATTGGAAGAGTGGGGAGATTAGGTCAGAACGGAACAGCCATTACTTTCATCAACAACAGCTCGAAAAGGCTCTTCTGGGACGTTGCGAAGCGCGTGGGGCCCACgggctccctgctccccccacagCTGCTGAATTCGCCTTACCTTCACgagcagaagaggaaggaacagcAGAGAGACAGACGAACTCAGAGTGATCTGGTCACAGGAGCTAATCTCATGGACATTATTAGAAAACATGATAAGAGTAATTCTCAAAGATGA
- the DDX59 gene encoding probable ATP-dependent RNA helicase DDX59 isoform X1, which produces MFVPRSLKVRRSANDDGRSCAAKKIKAEAEAAGLDAGGDGPADAPGTEGAAPLASQGPEPGPLPGPAGLAADVALAGPERGVRDSDLPEEPVKSFSKTQRWAQPGEPVCVVCGRFGEYVCDTTDEDVCSLECKARHLLQVEGRAGQAEPSGPQEAGSEPAAPCPAAFVYTEHAFISSLREDQIENLRGQLGIVVQGQGVARPVVDFEHCGFPEALNHNLKASGYEVPTPIQMQMIPVGLLGRDILASADTGSGKTAAFLLPVILRALFQSQAPSALVLTPTRELAIQIERQAKELMRGLPGMRTVLLVGGLPAPPQCHRLRQRVQVIIATPGRLLDIIKQSSVELGSVKIVVVDEADTMLKMGFQQQVFDILENVPHDCQTVLVSATIPASIEQLAGQLLHDPVRIVAGEKNLPCASVRQIVLWVEDPAKKKKLFEILNDKKLFKPPVLVFVDCKLGADLLSEAVEKITGLRSTSVHSEKSQTERRHVLKGLLEGDYEVVVSTGVLGRGLDLVSVKLVVNFDMPSSMDEYVHQIGRVGRLGQNGTAITFINNSSKRLFWDVAKRVGPTGSLLPPQLLNSPYLHEQKRKEQQRDRRTQSDLVTGANLMDIIRKHDKSNSQR; this is translated from the exons ATGTTTGTTCCAAGATCCCTGAAAGTCAGGAGGAGCGCTAATGATGACGGCAGAAGTTGCGCAGCCAAGAAAATTAAAGCCGAAGCCGAAGCCGCTGGACTGGATGCAGGCGGAGACGGTCCGGCCGACGCCCCAGGCACCGAAGGGGCCGCACCGCTAGCCTCTCAGGGCCCAGAGCCGGGCCCTCTCCCGGGCCCCGCGGGCCTGGCGGCCGACGTGGCTTTGGCGGGACCTGAGCGGGGTGTGAGGGACAGCGATCTCCCCGAGGAGCCCGTGAAGTCCTTCTCCAAAACCCAGCGCTGGGCGCAGCCGGGGGAGCCGGTGTGCGTCGTGTGCGGCCGGTTCGGAGAGTACGTCTGCGACACGACAGACGAGGACGTGTGTAGCCTGGAGTGTAAGGCCAGGCACCTGCTGCAGGTTGAGGGGCGGGCAGGGCAGGCGGAGCCCAGCGGTCCGCAGGAAGCGGGTTCTGAGCCGGCGGCTCCGTGTCCGGCCGCTTTCGTCTACACCGAGCACGCCTTCATCTCCAGTCTCCGGGAGGACCAGATTGAAAACCTTCGAGGGCAGCTGGGAATCGTAGTTCAAGGGCAAGGCGTCGCCAGGCCCGTGGTTGACTTCGAGCATTGCGGCTTCCCCGAGGCCTTGAACCACAACTTGAAGGCCTCAGGCTACGAGGTCCCGACGCCCATCCAGATGCAGATGATTCCCGTGGGACTTCTGGGCCGAGATATCCTGGCCAGCGCCGACACCGGCTCCGGGAAGACGgctgccttccttcttcctgtgaTCCTCCGAGCTCTATTCCAG AGCCAGGCCCCGTCCGCGCTGGTCCTCACCCCCACGAGGGAGCTCGCCATCCAGATCGAGCGCCAGGCCAAGGAGCTGATGCGCGGGCTGCCGGGCATGAGGACCGTGCTGCTCGTGGGGGGCTTGCCTGCCCCGCCTCAGTGCCATCGCCTGCGCCAGCGCGTCCAG gTTATCATAGCAACTCCCGGGCGACTTCTGGATATAATAAAGCAGAGCTCTGTGGAACTTGGCAGTGTGAAGATCGTCGTGGTAGATGAA gCCGATACTATGTTAAAGATGGGCTTCCAGCAGCAAGTGTTTGACATCTTGGAAAATGTTCCTCATGACTGTCAGACCGTCCTGGTGTCGGCTACGATTCCCGCCAGCATCGAGCAGCTGGCCGGCCAGCTTCTGCATGACCCCGTGAGAATTGTCGCTGGGGAGAAGAACCTGCCCTGCGCCAGCGTGCGCCAGATTGTTCTGTGGGTGGAAGACCCcgccaaaaagaagaaactattCGAAATCTTAAAC gatAAGAAGCTCTTCAAGCCTCCAGTGCTGGTGTTTGTGGACTGCAAGCTGGGAGCAGATCTGCTGAGCGAGGCAGTTGAGAAAATCACAGGCCTAAGAAGCACGTCTGTGCACTCGGAGAAGTCACAGACAGAAAGGAGACACGTGCTGAAG GGGCTACTTGAAGGAGACTATGAAGTTGTAGTGAGCACGGGGGTCCTGGGAAGAGGCCTGGACCTGGTCAGCGTCAAGCTGGTCGTCAACTTCGACATGCCGTCGAGTATGGATGAGTATGTGCACCAG ATTGGAAGAGTGGGGAGATTAGGTCAGAACGGAACAGCCATTACTTTCATCAACAACAGCTCGAAAAGGCTCTTCTGGGACGTTGCGAAGCGCGTGGGGCCCACgggctccctgctccccccacagCTGCTGAATTCGCCTTACCTTCACgagcagaagaggaaggaacagcAGAGAGACAGACGAACTCAGAGTGATCTGGTCACAGGAGCTAATCTCATGGACATTATTAGAAAACATGATAAGAGTAATTCTCAAAGATGA